ATCATACACCACGCGTTCACCTTGCGGATAAAACTGCGCGGGGTCCAGCGTTACCAGCCCGCTTTGCGCCACTTTATTAATGATGGTTTCCTGAATATCCATTTTGCCGTTCTTAATCAAAAAAAATCCGGCAACAGCTGTACGCTATTGCCGGATACAAAATTACTTTAAATTTAGCTTATAAGAACTTAGCCCTGTTATCTTTTACAATAGCCTTATCTTTCAATGCTTCTAACACCTGGTTGCCTGCGCGCTGCTCAAGCGTTTGTGCCAGAGTTTGTTTCTCCCTTACCAGGTTAGTTGCAGGTGCAGGGTTTACAAAGCTGTCCAAGCTTACCACGTAAACACCTTGTACGCCATCAATAGGCTTAGAGAGTTTGTTAGGCTGCAATCCAAATACAGTACCAATAACTTTATACTCGGCAGCTGCGCCTGGTATAACAGGGTTAGCAAATACTATATTTTGCAAAGAAACCGCTTTGGTGCCTGCTTTTTGCGCTACCTGGTCTATAGAAGACGCACCGCTTAAAGCCGACTGGAATTTATCGGTAAGTTGTTTTGCCTTAACCCTGATCTTTACAGCAGGGGTGATTTCTGCTTTAACAGCGTCAAGGCTAAGAAAACCTACCGGCTTAATTTCGGCAAGGCGGGCTACTACATACTGATCGCCTATAGGGTAAACTTCTTCCGAGAAATCTCCTTTATCTGCTTTAAAAGCCCACTTTACTAATGCACGTGCATTTTCAAGGCCCGGCAATACAGCAGCCGTACCAGTGATATCGAAAGCGTTCTTAACAGAAAGACCGGCTTTCTTTGCTTCCGCTTCAAAGTTGTCTTTATTTAAAGAGCTCAGGAACGCCTGCGCTTTATTGTAAACGGCATTTTGTGTTTGCTCGCTTGCTTCAAGTGGCTTATCTACCTGGGCAACCTTAACAACTTTTGATGATCCTTTTTGGCTTTGGATCTCGATAAGGTGAACACCAAACTGAGAGGTTACGATCTTCATGTCGCCTTGTTTGCCATCAAATGCTGCGTCCTCAAAAACCGGGATCATAGCACCGCGACCAAATGTAGGCAGATCGCCGCCGTTTGTACCAGACTGCTTGTCGGTAGAAAATTTCTTTGCCAAATCTGCAAAGGTAGCTTTACCGCTTTGTATAAGCGCTTTTAACGAATCGGCCTTTGCCTGTGCCCTTGGCAAACCACCTTCGGCAGCCGGGTCAAGCAGGATGTGGCGTGCTTTTACTGAATCCGGACCAACTTTGGTATCTATCAGCTTAGCAATTTTATAGCTGCCGTTAGAAAGGTATGGGCCGTAAGTAAAGCCTTTCTCTGCATTGAACATTACCGAATCCAGCTGCGGGTCTAACCTGCCTTTTTTCACGTAGGCAATTGGCGTTTTTGTTTCAGAATTTACCTGAACAAATAGTGAGTCGTTGGTAGATGCCTTAAAGTCGGCAGCCAGTTTATCTACTTGTACTTTAATAGCAGCGCTATCCGCTTTAGACGGTGCAGCGTTAAAGCTTACGTAGTTAATGTTCCTTAACTCTTCTTTATTTTTAAACTCGTTTTTGTGCTCGTTGTAGTAAGCATTAAAGTCGTCGTCTGTAGGAGTTACCTTATTATCCGGAATAGATGCATAATCTAAAACAGCGTACTTAAAGTTAGCAAGCTTGTTTTTGCCCTGATACTCGTCCTGTGCTTCCAGCGAATTGATGTAAAGGCCATTGCTTACCAACGATACATATTTTTGCTGCGTGCGGCTCTTAATAACTTCGCTTACAAAAGCAGCCCATGATGACAGCTGAGCAGTATCTGCCTTGTTAGACTGGATGTAAGTAAGGAACTGGTTTAACCTGGCACGATCAAACTGACCGGTTTGCGGGTCTGAGAACTGACGCGCTATTTGTGGGTCGGGGTTGCTGCCGCTAACCATTGATTGTATTTCGGCATCGCCAACAACTAAACCTAATTTTTCAATTTCTTTACCCAGCAACTTCTCTGTTAAGAACTGGTTCCAGGTGGTTTCCTGTAAATAGCTGGTAATTTGCGGAGAAATGCTTTGCCCTTGTTGTTTAAACTGGTTAGTAGCAATATCCAGCCTTTGGTTAAACTTGTTATAGCTTATCGCGCTGCCGTTCACTTCGCCTATATCAGTTTGGTTATCCCTGAAAATAGAACTTCCGGATTTGATCACTTCCTCGGCTACAAAACCTAGCAGTGCCAAACCAATCACAATTGCGAGAATCTTACCCATCCGCTCCCGCAAATAACTCATTATGCCCATATAACTCTTCTAATATATATTTTAATAGTTCTCAAAAAAGAGGCGCAAGATACAATTTTTACTAAAATTCTATGACACAAAAAATTGCGTAAAATTACAGTCGATTTACTGCGCCAGGTTGTCGCCATTTACGTGAATAACACCAGTTGCATTCTGGAATATGGGGTGCAGCAGCTTATCATCGCTTGTAAAACTGGTACCGTGCATAATATCTCCGTTAGCTTTGGTCATCTCCACCATTTTAGTAGAATAAATAGTCTTCTTTTCGGTATCATAAATCAACTGGTCAGACTTATAAACCGTGCCCTCTGTGTTGCGCGCAACAACGTTCTTCCTGAACTCCATAAATTTATTCTCGTTGCGGGTAACAGCAGAGTCGGAAACGATGGTACCGGCTTCCTTTAGATCCTTGTCGAGAAAGATGATCTTGACACCTTTAGGCATAACGCTGATAGAATCCTTTTGCTTGCCCTGGTATTGCACCATCAAGGGTGAGATAACACGAAACTTCACTATAGCCGAGTCACTGAAAATAACATCTACTCCCTTGGTGGTTTGGATGGGCTTGGTAGCATCAGCTGCAGCTATTGCTTTAATTTTGTTAATATCGTTCTCGCAGGCACTAAAAAACATTGCCGCAAAAAGAGCGGCAAATGTGTAATGCTTTAACGAAACCCGATGAACAAAATTAAGCTTAATCATACCTGTACTTCACAAACCATTGATCGTTCAGGGTAAACGATAGATGAAGGTTTACATACTTTTCTTTTACCAGATTGTTGGTTAGCGTCCCGCGCTGGCCATATTCTGCCGAAAGATTTATTTTGTAGAAAGCGTTATTGTTACGTGGCAACGGCAGGCCTAAACCAAAGGTTGCAGCGTAGCGCTTGATATTGGTGTTGTTTATGTTTAAGTAAGTTTGATCGTAAATCACCCCGAAGCGGTAGTCAACACGGGCAAGATAGCTTGATAGCGATGCTGCATTTGGTGTTACCTGGCCACCTAAGTTAAACGTGCGGCTGTTCTGTAATCCTTTGTTTACACCGGCAACAGTTAAGTTACTCCAGTTACCGATGCTGTAGTCGGCACCTATCAGGTATTTACCATCGTACTGATAGCTAATACCAAAGTGGTTTATCTGTGGCAACGCTACCTTTGCTTTAGGGCTTTGGCGGTTCACCAGGCTGTCAGTTGCTATATCCTGGTTACCATTTGCATCGGTAAAGTAGCTGCTTACAATGTAGCTGTTGCGTGAATTTAACTTAGAGCTTGCTGATGCAGAGTAACCGAAGGTAAGGTGTTTACGTTGCGAAAAATCGATGCTGTACTGTACACCGTAATCGTAAGTTAAACCGTTTATGGCATTACTTTCTTCTTCGCGTGAGTTTAATGTACCGAACAATTTAGGCACTTCTGTTGATTGGGTTTCCTTTAGGTTACCAAAAATGTAAGAACCGTTAATACCCAGCGATAAACCACCAAAACGATGACCGTAACCAAAAAAGAATTTAGATAAGCCGCCATCTCCTGAGTACAGGTAATTAACTTCATTTGTATCTGCAGGCAGCCCTGTACCAAAGTTGCTTTGTTTTTGACGATAGTTGTAACCTAACTCAGAATACGGCATAAGGCCAAATGCGAATGCCGACTTCTTAGATATTGGGAATGCGAACGCCAGGTGGTTGTACCTAAAGCTGGCATTCGTTTGATTGCTCTGACCGCTTTTGGTTAAAGTGTTGATGTTACTGCTTACACCGGCATCAATAATGGTATAATTGATTGACGCGTAAGACGCAGGATTTAGCGGATTAATATAGTTATACCCGCTTATTTTGTTAATGGCAGTGCCTATACCGCCCATACCAAGGCTTTGAGGCAATACACTCGGGCTAAGATCGCCGATACCATACCTGGAGTAAGGTGAACTTGTAGTAGCGGTAGATTGTGCATTTGCACCGGCCGCCGCTGCTGTTAAAGAAAGTATAAGTATGAACCGTATGTATTTAATCATTATGCTTGTATCGCTGCGTTTAATCCTTTAAGAACCAGGTAGGGCTCAATTTTTATATAGGGGGCAAAGATGCTATTTTTCAAAAGAGTATCAAAGAAAATACTATCGCCCCCGCTTAGTATGATATTGCACTCCCGGTATTTATTTGTATAGCTTTCTATAAAACCTGTAAGCTCGTATTTTATCCCGTTTTGCACCCCCGAAGTAATTGCAGATGCGGTGTCGTCTCCGCTACTCCTGTCAAAGCCTGCGTCGGCTTGTAACAATGGCAGCCCGCCGGTATAGTAATTTAAGGCTTTATAACGCATATTTAGGCCGGGTGATATGCTCCCTCCAAAATAATTTGCCTCTGCATCAACATAATCATACGTAATGGTTGTGCCCCCGCTTATCACCATGTTGTTTGTACCGGGGTATAGCCGGTTAGCGCCTATTACCGCCGCCAGCCTGTCGGGCCCTAGGGTTGCTGGTGTTTTATAATGGTTGTTTATACTTGTAGCAACTGTGCTGTTGAAATTTATTGTATCAAATCGGTCTTGCAACTTCAGCAGCCACGTGGCTTTCTCTTTCCTTACCGACGATATTATTGCTTTAGCGATGTTGTAGCCCGCAAGTAAAGTGTCTATCTCCTCTTCAGCAGGATCGGCGTATTGCTCAACACGCTGCAGTTCATCACCTTCAAACAGCGCTATTTTCACCAGCGTGTTACCAATATCAACAACCAGGTTTGCCATTAGGCATTAGCCAACGCTATGATCGACTCGAAAATAGCCAAGCCATCCTGGTTGCCTACCAATGCTTCTGAGGCACGCTCAGGGTGTGGCATAAAGCCAAACACATTGCGGTCTTTGTTACAAACACCGGCAATGTTCTCCAGTGAACCGTTAGGGTTAGCATCGTCGGTTATGTTACCAGCCTCGTCGCAATAACGGAAAAGTACCTGGTCGTTATCATTGATCTCTTTAAGCACATCGGCATCTGCAAAATAGTTGCCCTCACCATGTGCAATAGGTATTTTTAAAGCACGCTCCGGCTCGATACCACGGGTAACCAGCGAGTTGGTGGTTTGTGGTTTAAGATAGATGTTACGGCAGATAAACTTCCGGGTTTTGTTGTGCAGCAGCGCTCCCGGTACCAGGCCGGCTTCGGCAAGTATTTGGAAACCGTTGCAAATGCCAAGCACTTTACCGCCCTTTGCAGCAAACTGTATTACTTCCTGCATAATGGGTGAAAAACGCGCGATAGCGCCTGAGCGCAAATAGTCGCCAAAGGAAAAGCCACCGGGTAAAACTATAAAGTCGGCACCCTGAAGATCATGATCTTTATGCCACAACCTAACCACATCCTGTCCCATAACATTTTGCAGTACGTGGATGATGTCTTCATCACAATTGGAGCCCGGAAATATTACTACGCCAAATTTCATGTTACAAAACTAACACATAAGCCCAAATAAGGACGAATGTAAAAGTTAAAAAGTGTTAAACTGGAAATATACTATGCTGATAAGCAGCAGCAAATACAATCCTTCGTAGAACCAGCGCTTGGTTGCGTTATGAAAATAATAAGAAAAGAATACCGCCAAAGGCACTACGCACATTATAAAATGCACGAGGTTAAATTCTGCTTTTATATAAAAAGAAAGCCCTGCAATAAGCAACACAAAAAACAACAACTGCAAGCATTTACGCACCTGCACGTAACTTTTGTAAAAATTTTGCTGAAGCTTAATAAAGTATAAGGCCAGAATAACTAGCACGGGCACCAACACCAGGTAATTAAGATAATTTATCCTGACAGCATTAGGGAACTTTGAACCCAGGGGGGCCCATATCCTGAAGAAATTACCAAAACGTCCGCTCAAATAATAAATAACAGCCAGGAAAAAAAACACGGTCACGTAGCCAAGTACGGCAGATACCCACTCGCGCCAGCTAAACGGGCGAAAGATGATAAGGCCGATCCACACCGCCAGGAACATGAATATGAATGGGAGATAGATTAGCGAACCAATTGCCACTATTATTCCAAGGTCATAAGCGGTGGATTTTGCATCATCGCCTTTGTAAAAGCTGGCCAGCTTAAATAGCATCCATATAAGCAGGAAGTTGCATATAAGCGGCGCACTTAATATCATGAACGGCTTAAAAAGCGATGCTATTGTTACGTACATTAAAGCCGGCAGAAAGGTGGGCTTGCCCAGCAGGTTATAATGATTAACGAAGTAGTTTACCAGCACTGCCTGCCCCAATACCAAAATACCCGCCAGGAAAACGTTAAGGGCAGGTGAAAAAGCGTATTCGTAAGTTACAGGTACCAGCAACCGTGCAAAGGGTTCCACAAAAATAAACTCCACCTTGTCTGGCGCGCTTACTATAAACCCAATACGCAGCAAGTAGAGCAGAATGGCAAGCCAAAGAATGCTGAGCGGATTATAAAGCTTAAAAAAGTTGACCATAGCGGCTTGCTTGTGGCGGCAAAATTAGCAGAAAAAGCGTATTTGAAGGTATGGATTATTGCCGGGCATACCGCTTTACCATATCATCTACAATTTGCGCCGTCTCGTCGGGGAAATCGACATTGATGCGTTTATCATCGGCAAGCCAGTTGTTAATGTGCGTAGAGAAGTCGTGCCCAATGGTACCTACAACCTTTACCCCCAGGTACGATGCCGCCAGTGCATTACATTGCTGCTCGTACTGCCCCTTCATGGGTATCATCATTACTTTTTTACCCATAAACAGTGCTTCAGCAGGGCCTTCAAAACCTCCACCTGTAAGCAGGCCGGCGCTACTGGCCAGGCTGTTATTAAATGCTTCGTTATTAACAGGAAAAATGTGAACGTTACCTTCCCGGTATGCTGACTTGGTACGTTTACTAAATACGTGCCACTCCGCATCTTTTGCCTGCCCCAGATTTTTTATAAGCGTATTATCACCATAAGCAGGCAGGTATACGCTGTAATGCCCCTTGTTTGATGTTTCCAGTTTACGAATATCGGTACGTATAACGGGAGTATGAATAAAATCGGCGTAACGTTCAAAATGGAAGCCTATGTGATGCGTTGTTGGTGAGTAATACTTAAATAGCCACTCCGCATAGTTCCACTTTGCGGGACGGGGTGTTTTTTTGGACACGAACGAACACTGGTGACTTAACGAAACCGAGGGCACACCCTGAATGCGGCAGGCCCAGGCACTTACCGGTTCAAAGTCGTTTATAATTAAGTCATACTGTTTAAGCGGCAGGCTTCGCATATCGCGCCAAAGCTGCGGAAGGTTCATGATCTTAAAGGTAGCCCAATTATCTACACCTCCTTTTTTTCCAAAAACAAAGCTAAACCCATGAAAACGGTATTTAAGCGGCTGGCTCAGGCTAACTTCCGCTTCGGTGCCGCTTACCAGCAGGTCTACTTCGCCATACTGCTGCAGAAGGGGAACAATTTCGCGGGCACGACTGATATGCCCATTGCCGGTACCCTGTATGCCAAATAGTATTTTCATGGAGATAGAATTGCGGGCAATTTAGCAAACAAAAGTTTACAAGGGGTTAGGAAATGGTGAAACGAGGATAGATATCTTATTTTACTCCGCTTCCTGCCTAAAACGTTCCAGCAGTACCTTAACATCCAGCATGGCGTTCAGGTCCTCGGCATCGGATACATCCTCCTCGTCAGCATCTGATTTAAAATCATCGGGGTTAAACTTGAACACCCGCCAGTCGCCATTGTTGTACTCCAATGAAGTAAGGCTTTCCACCCAATCGCCGCTGTTGAGGTACAGCACGCTACCCGTTTGTTCGGTTGATTGTATTTCCCTTATCTCGGCATGGTGAATGTGTCCGCAAATTACATAGCTGTAGGCCTTCTCAACCGCAAGATCAGCCGCTGTTTGCTCAAATTGGTTAATGAACTTTACGGCATCCTTAAACTTAGCTTTTACCTTTTGGGAAAAGCTCATCTTTTCCCGGCCTATTGCAGTAAGAAACCAGTTTGTTAAGCTGTTGATGAGAATAAGTGTATCATACCCAACAGCTCCTAATTTGGCAAGCCATTTGGAATGCTGCATGGTAACGTCGAAAACATCACCATGAAATATCCAGGCTTTTTTCCCGTCAATGTTCAGTACTATTTTATTTAGAAGCTGAAATGAACCAAGATTGAGGTCGGTAAACTTGCGCAGCATCTCGTCGTGGTTACCGGTAAGGTAATACACTGGGACACCTTCTGTAACAAATTTAAGTATTCGCCTTACCACCTTCATGTGGCTCTCGGGCCAATAAGATTTACTGAACTGCCAAATATCTATTATGTCGCCATTGAGGATGAGCATCTTGGGTTTAATGCTCTTGAGGTACTTTAAAAGTTCCTTAGCGTGACAGCCATATGTGCCTAAGTGCACATCAGAAATAATAACGATATCAACTTCTCTTTTCGCCATCAAAAATGGGGGCTATTATACAAGGCCGGCACCTGGTATCGGTCAGTATCAGAGTAGTGGTTACAAACTGCTGCGGCCTTTATTCCTCGTCGTCATCCTCATTTACCTTAAGCTCATAAGGGCTTAGGTAAAAGGCGCCAAGCAGTACCAGTAAACCAACTACAAACAAATAAGCAAATTCAAAATTCATCTGTCCTTGTTTAAGCAAATATCAGGTAATCAGGTTATTTTACTGTTAAGACTATATTAAATGTAAAAGGTTACTTTAATAGAAGAAGTTTTTTTTGTCCCTTTTAACTCTCATACTAAGCTACCTCTTAAATGTGAAATGCAGATGAAAATTAGGGCTTATTTCGATGTGTTAAAAGACGCCCTTAGCCGTTCCAGCTGCTTTAAATGATGCTGCAGGTGAACACGTATAAATTTAAACCATTGGGCTGCATTTAGCATGCCCATCCGCGGATGCTGCCAGCGTGCGTTGGTTGGGGCAGCGGTTATCAACCCAGCGGTAGTGGCTACCCGCTTGCGTACTTTAATTATCTGGTTACGGGCAGTCTCTTTATCTATTTTCACCGGAGCTACTTTGGCGGCAGCTTCTTCAGGCACTTTTGTGTTAAAGGGTGGGAAAGCTCCCATAAGCAGGATGTACCAGCCTGTAAGTGTAACTCCGCCTTTTGATGGTGGGCAATTATCATGCGTACACCGCTCCAGGACAATAGACGAACCCAAACTGGCTTTCATAATGTGGTCATACACCTCTGCATAGCTCCAGCCATCTTTGGCAGGCGTAACATCAAAGCTACTGTCTGGTATGGTGTCCAGCCATTCGCGGTAGCGGTCTAAAGCCTCGTCAATAGCGCGGCGCTCTTTAGCCAGGTTCATAGGATTAAAGTTAATTCTTTTAAATGATGTATCTGCATAGGTATGTCTGCAGGCTTTTCTACCCGGAATGGGTTAAAATAAATCGCATCCATACCAAACCCCAAAGCGCCACGTACGTCCGCCTCCAGGCTGTCGCCAATCATCAGGCTTTCTTCTTTAGTAGTACCGGCAAGCTCAACCGCATGCTGAAAGATCAGCGGATCCGGTTTATTCACCCCTACCACTTCGGAAATGATCACATTTTGAAAGTATTTTCCCAGCCCGGTTCCGCTTACCTTTATCTCAGTAGATTCTTTAAACCCGTTGGAGATTAGGTGCAGTGTGTATCTACTTTGCAGGTAAGCCAGTGTTTCATGCGCGTGCGGAAAAAGATTTGTTTTATACGGACCAAGCCTTACATAGTCGTCCTCAAATGCAGCAGGTACAGCTTCGGGGTGTACGCCCATTTCCAAAAAGGTCTTTTTAAAACGCGTCTCGCGTAAAACATCCTTGCTTATTTTACCCAGGTGGTACTCGGCCCAAAGCTGGTGATTATTACGGGTATATATTTCTATGAACTCCGCTGCCGACTGCACGCCAATATCTGCCAACTTATAAACGCTATAAAGCTCCAGCAGGGTTTCTTCCGCATTGCGGTCAAAGTCCCAGATGGTGTGGTCAAGATCAAAAAAGATGTGTTTGTAGGATTTGGAATTAAGATTGACGATGTCAGATTGCGGCGTAGAAAACATATAAGCAAAGCTAACAATTCGTACATCTAAAATCCTCCTACGTAAGTCAACTATTCTGTTCCTCCTCCAGGGACCGGGGGCTACACCTTCTCCCCAAACGCCAGGTCCCCGGCATCGCCAAGCCCGGGTACAATGTAGCTTTTACTTGTCATCTCCTCGTCTACCGCGCATACCCATATTTTAGCTTTTGGCAAGTTCGCCCTTACATGGGCAACGCCTTCCGCACTGGCTATTACAGCGGCAAGATGTAACTCGGTTATTTTGTATTGCGCCATCAGTTCCTTGCAAACCCTTACCACACTTTGCCCGGTAGCCAGCATCGTGTCTATCATGATTAACGCCCGCCCATTTATATCAGGTGTTGAAATATGGTCTACCTGGATGGTAAAGCTGCCGCTCTTTTTGGTTTTGCGGCACGCAGTGATAAATGCAGAATCTGCCTGTTCAAACACGTCCATAAACCCCTGGTGAAATGGCAAACCTGCCCGTAGTATAGTTGCCAGTACAGGTTGTGCAGTCGGCACATTTATGCTGGCCGTACCCAGTGGTGTTTGCACATCCTTTGCCTCGTAGCGGAACGATTTACTGATCTCATAAGCCAGTATAGTTCCCAGCTTTTGCTGGTTGCGGCGAAAACGGCCTCTATCCTGCTGAATGGCTGCATCCCGCAGTTCGGCTAAAAACAAGTTGGCTATACTGTCGGTTTTGTTCAGGATGAAGGGCATGGGTGATGTTAGATTTTTAATTTACGATCCCGGATTTACTGCAAGTATAAATCCGTTATAAAGTTTGTTAAATACGTGGCATTAGCAATTCAATTACAAAAAGTATTGAGTACGCCCTGCTGACATAGGGTTGTCACCAACCCTCATTTACTTTGCTTTGCTTGCCAAACACGGCAAAGTCAAAATCGGTTACAAACCCGTAATCGCTGGCTGCTTATTGTTAACTTTGTACTAATGGATTTTAAGATAACTTCTCAATATAAACCCACAGGCGATCAGCCGAATGCCATACGCCAGCTTGTAGAAGGTGTACAAAACGGCGACCCGTTCCAAACACTTTTAGGTGTAACCGGATCGGGCAAAACGTTCACCATAGCCAACGTTATCGAGCAAACACAAAAGCCAACGCTTATCCTCAGCCACAATAAAACCCTTGCGGCACAGCTTTACGGCGAGTTTAAGCAGTTCTTTCCGGATAACGCCGTTAACTACTTTGTTTCTTATTACGATTATTACCAGCCAGAGGCTTTTATCCCTTCGTCAAATACCTATATAGAAAAAGACCTCCAGATAAATGAGGAAATAGAAAAGCTTCGCCTTCGTACTACCTCGGCCCTAATGAGCGGCCGGCGCGATGTTATTGTGGTGTCGTCCATATCCTGCATCTATGGTATGGGTAACCCGGAAGATTTCGCGGCATCGGTATTTAAGTTTGCTGTAGGTACCCGCATTAGCCGCAATGCTTTCCTGCACCGTTTGGTAGAGATTTTATATGCCCGCACCACTGCCGATTTTAAACGCGGAACCTTCAGGGTAAAAGGTGATACGGTGGATATTTTTCCGCCATATATGGACCATGCTTACCGCGTTACTTTCTTTGGTGACGATATAGAAGAACTGAGCGCGTTCGATATTTCCTCCGGCAAGACCATCGAGAAGATG
The genomic region above belongs to Mucilaginibacter terrenus and contains:
- a CDS encoding peptidylprolyl isomerase — its product is MGIMSYLRERMGKILAIVIGLALLGFVAEEVIKSGSSIFRDNQTDIGEVNGSAISYNKFNQRLDIATNQFKQQGQSISPQITSYLQETTWNQFLTEKLLGKEIEKLGLVVGDAEIQSMVSGSNPDPQIARQFSDPQTGQFDRARLNQFLTYIQSNKADTAQLSSWAAFVSEVIKSRTQQKYVSLVSNGLYINSLEAQDEYQGKNKLANFKYAVLDYASIPDNKVTPTDDDFNAYYNEHKNEFKNKEELRNINYVSFNAAPSKADSAAIKVQVDKLAADFKASTNDSLFVQVNSETKTPIAYVKKGRLDPQLDSVMFNAEKGFTYGPYLSNGSYKIAKLIDTKVGPDSVKARHILLDPAAEGGLPRAQAKADSLKALIQSGKATFADLAKKFSTDKQSGTNGGDLPTFGRGAMIPVFEDAAFDGKQGDMKIVTSQFGVHLIEIQSQKGSSKVVKVAQVDKPLEASEQTQNAVYNKAQAFLSSLNKDNFEAEAKKAGLSVKNAFDITGTAAVLPGLENARALVKWAFKADKGDFSEEVYPIGDQYVVARLAEIKPVGFLSLDAVKAEITPAVKIRVKAKQLTDKFQSALSGASSIDQVAQKAGTKAVSLQNIVFANPVIPGAAAEYKVIGTVFGLQPNKLSKPIDGVQGVYVVSLDSFVNPAPATNLVREKQTLAQTLEQRAGNQVLEALKDKAIVKDNRAKFL
- the lptC gene encoding LPS export ABC transporter periplasmic protein LptC, which encodes MIKLNFVHRVSLKHYTFAALFAAMFFSACENDINKIKAIAAADATKPIQTTKGVDVIFSDSAIVKFRVISPLMVQYQGKQKDSISVMPKGVKIIFLDKDLKEAGTIVSDSAVTRNENKFMEFRKNVVARNTEGTVYKSDQLIYDTEKKTIYSTKMVEMTKANGDIMHGTSFTSDDKLLHPIFQNATGVIHVNGDNLAQ
- a CDS encoding type III pantothenate kinase; protein product: MANLVVDIGNTLVKIALFEGDELQRVEQYADPAEEEIDTLLAGYNIAKAIISSVRKEKATWLLKLQDRFDTINFNSTVATSINNHYKTPATLGPDRLAAVIGANRLYPGTNNMVISGGTTITYDYVDAEANYFGGSISPGLNMRYKALNYYTGGLPLLQADAGFDRSSGDDTASAITSGVQNGIKYELTGFIESYTNKYRECNIILSGGDSIFFDTLLKNSIFAPYIKIEPYLVLKGLNAAIQA
- the purQ gene encoding phosphoribosylformylglycinamidine synthase subunit PurQ; protein product: MKFGVVIFPGSNCDEDIIHVLQNVMGQDVVRLWHKDHDLQGADFIVLPGGFSFGDYLRSGAIARFSPIMQEVIQFAAKGGKVLGICNGFQILAEAGLVPGALLHNKTRKFICRNIYLKPQTTNSLVTRGIEPERALKIPIAHGEGNYFADADVLKEINDNDQVLFRYCDEAGNITDDANPNGSLENIAGVCNKDRNVFGFMPHPERASEALVGNQDGLAIFESIIALANA
- a CDS encoding DUF6427 family protein, with amino-acid sequence MVNFFKLYNPLSILWLAILLYLLRIGFIVSAPDKVEFIFVEPFARLLVPVTYEYAFSPALNVFLAGILVLGQAVLVNYFVNHYNLLGKPTFLPALMYVTIASLFKPFMILSAPLICNFLLIWMLFKLASFYKGDDAKSTAYDLGIIVAIGSLIYLPFIFMFLAVWIGLIIFRPFSWREWVSAVLGYVTVFFFLAVIYYLSGRFGNFFRIWAPLGSKFPNAVRINYLNYLVLVPVLVILALYFIKLQQNFYKSYVQVRKCLQLLFFVLLIAGLSFYIKAEFNLVHFIMCVVPLAVFFSYYFHNATKRWFYEGLYLLLLISIVYFQFNTF
- a CDS encoding glycosyltransferase family protein, which gives rise to MKILFGIQGTGNGHISRAREIVPLLQQYGEVDLLVSGTEAEVSLSQPLKYRFHGFSFVFGKKGGVDNWATFKIMNLPQLWRDMRSLPLKQYDLIINDFEPVSAWACRIQGVPSVSLSHQCSFVSKKTPRPAKWNYAEWLFKYYSPTTHHIGFHFERYADFIHTPVIRTDIRKLETSNKGHYSVYLPAYGDNTLIKNLGQAKDAEWHVFSKRTKSAYREGNVHIFPVNNEAFNNSLASSAGLLTGGGFEGPAEALFMGKKVMMIPMKGQYEQQCNALAASYLGVKVVGTIGHDFSTHINNWLADDKRINVDFPDETAQIVDDMVKRYARQ
- a CDS encoding UDP-2,3-diacylglucosamine diphosphatase — encoded protein: MAKREVDIVIISDVHLGTYGCHAKELLKYLKSIKPKMLILNGDIIDIWQFSKSYWPESHMKVVRRILKFVTEGVPVYYLTGNHDEMLRKFTDLNLGSFQLLNKIVLNIDGKKAWIFHGDVFDVTMQHSKWLAKLGAVGYDTLILINSLTNWFLTAIGREKMSFSQKVKAKFKDAVKFINQFEQTAADLAVEKAYSYVICGHIHHAEIREIQSTEQTGSVLYLNSGDWVESLTSLEYNNGDWRVFKFNPDDFKSDADEEDVSDAEDLNAMLDVKVLLERFRQEAE
- a CDS encoding DinB family protein — protein: MNLAKERRAIDEALDRYREWLDTIPDSSFDVTPAKDGWSYAEVYDHIMKASLGSSIVLERCTHDNCPPSKGGVTLTGWYILLMGAFPPFNTKVPEEAAAKVAPVKIDKETARNQIIKVRKRVATTAGLITAAPTNARWQHPRMGMLNAAQWFKFIRVHLQHHLKQLERLRASFNTSK
- a CDS encoding YjjG family noncanonical pyrimidine nucleotidase yields the protein MFSTPQSDIVNLNSKSYKHIFFDLDHTIWDFDRNAEETLLELYSVYKLADIGVQSAAEFIEIYTRNNHQLWAEYHLGKISKDVLRETRFKKTFLEMGVHPEAVPAAFEDDYVRLGPYKTNLFPHAHETLAYLQSRYTLHLISNGFKESTEIKVSGTGLGKYFQNVIISEVVGVNKPDPLIFQHAVELAGTTKEESLMIGDSLEADVRGALGFGMDAIYFNPFRVEKPADIPMQIHHLKELTLIL
- the upp gene encoding uracil phosphoribosyltransferase; this translates as MPFILNKTDSIANLFLAELRDAAIQQDRGRFRRNQQKLGTILAYEISKSFRYEAKDVQTPLGTASINVPTAQPVLATILRAGLPFHQGFMDVFEQADSAFITACRKTKKSGSFTIQVDHISTPDINGRALIMIDTMLATGQSVVRVCKELMAQYKITELHLAAVIASAEGVAHVRANLPKAKIWVCAVDEEMTSKSYIVPGLGDAGDLAFGEKV